A window of Streptomyces sp. DG1A-41 contains these coding sequences:
- a CDS encoding TetR family transcriptional regulator: MVRRNAERRAALVDGAIEVLAREGARGLTFRAVDSEAGVPAGTASNYFANRDDLLTQAGARVYERLQPDEATITRQRARTRDREAYAVLMRELVGRISDFRTGYLALLELRLEATRRPELRAVLTEQVRADLHANVAYHEESGLPGDATAVKLLYLTLNWLIVEQLTLPDVLSEAERERLVTAAVERLTTGLPQLD; encoded by the coding sequence ATGGTGCGCAGGAACGCCGAGCGAAGGGCGGCCCTCGTGGATGGCGCCATCGAGGTCCTGGCCAGGGAGGGCGCGCGCGGTCTGACGTTCCGGGCGGTGGACTCCGAGGCCGGTGTGCCCGCCGGTACGGCCTCCAACTACTTCGCCAACCGCGATGACCTGCTCACCCAGGCCGGCGCCCGTGTCTACGAGCGGCTCCAGCCCGACGAGGCAACCATCACGCGGCAGCGGGCGAGAACCCGAGACCGGGAGGCCTACGCGGTCCTGATGCGCGAACTCGTCGGCCGTATCAGCGACTTCCGCACCGGCTACCTCGCACTCCTCGAACTGCGGCTGGAGGCCACCCGGCGGCCCGAGCTCCGCGCGGTGCTGACCGAACAGGTGCGTGCCGACCTCCACGCCAATGTGGCCTACCACGAGGAATCCGGCCTGCCTGGCGACGCCACCGCCGTCAAGTTGCTGTACCTGACGCTCAACTGGCTGATCGTCGAGCAGCTCACTCTCCCGGACGTGCTCTCGGAGGCCGAGCGCGAACGACTCGTGACGGCCGCGGTCGAACGGCTGACAACGGGCCTTCCCCAGCTGGACTGA
- a CDS encoding glycoside hydrolase family 64 protein, translating into MLRTLRRRIAAVGLSLATGLTGSLLATGAGTPAHAAVPATIPLKIANNSARGEQVYIYNIGTELSTGRQGWADANGTFHPWPAGGSPPTPAPDASIPGPAAGQSTTIRMPKFSGRVYFSYGQKLVFKLTTGGLVQPAVQNPTDPNRNILFNWSEYTLNDAGLWINSTQVDMFSAPYAVGVQRADGTTATTGRLKPGGYHGFFNALRGQPGGWSGLIQTRTDGTVLRALSPLYGLETGALPPTVMDDYINRVWQKYSTSTLTVTPFADRPGVRYHGHVSGNVMRFTDTAGTTVTSFEKPDASSVFGCHRKLDAPNDQVRGPISRTLCAGFNRSTLLVNPHQPDSSADAFYKDDVTNHYARKIHAQMADGKAYAFAFDDVGHHESLVHDGTPRQAYLTLDPLN; encoded by the coding sequence ATGTTACGCACTCTCAGACGCCGCATCGCAGCTGTCGGGCTGTCCCTCGCGACGGGCCTGACCGGCTCGCTTCTCGCGACCGGAGCGGGTACGCCGGCCCACGCCGCCGTCCCGGCGACGATTCCTCTGAAGATCGCCAACAACTCGGCCCGCGGCGAGCAGGTGTACATCTACAACATCGGCACCGAACTGTCGACCGGACGGCAGGGCTGGGCCGACGCGAACGGCACGTTCCACCCCTGGCCGGCGGGCGGCAGCCCACCGACTCCCGCCCCCGACGCTTCGATCCCGGGCCCGGCCGCAGGTCAGTCGACAACGATCCGCATGCCGAAGTTCTCCGGCCGTGTGTACTTCTCCTACGGCCAGAAACTGGTGTTCAAGCTCACCACCGGCGGCCTGGTCCAGCCCGCTGTGCAGAACCCGACCGACCCCAACCGGAACATCCTGTTCAACTGGTCGGAGTACACACTCAACGACGCCGGCCTATGGATCAACAGCACACAGGTCGACATGTTCTCCGCACCGTATGCGGTAGGAGTCCAGCGAGCAGACGGAACCACCGCAACCACCGGCCGCCTCAAGCCCGGCGGCTACCACGGCTTCTTCAACGCCCTCAGGGGACAGCCCGGAGGCTGGTCCGGCCTGATCCAGACCCGTACCGACGGCACCGTACTGCGCGCCCTGTCCCCGCTGTACGGCCTGGAGACCGGCGCACTGCCGCCCACCGTCATGGACGACTACATCAACCGCGTCTGGCAGAAGTACTCCACGTCGACCCTGACGGTCACCCCGTTCGCCGACCGGCCGGGAGTCAGATACCACGGCCACGTGTCCGGCAACGTCATGCGTTTCACCGACACCGCCGGCACCACCGTCACCAGCTTCGAAAAGCCGGACGCCTCCTCCGTCTTCGGCTGCCACAGAAAGCTCGACGCACCGAACGACCAGGTCCGCGGCCCGATCTCACGCACCCTGTGCGCCGGCTTCAACCGTTCCACCCTGCTGGTCAATCCCCACCAGCCCGACTCCAGCGCCGACGCCTTCTACAAGGACGACGTCACCAACCACTACGCCCGCAAGATCCATGCCCAGATGGCCGACGGCAAGGCATACGCCTTCGCCTTCGACGACGTCGGCCACCACGAATCCCTCGTGCACGACGGCACCCCACGCCAGGCCTACCTCACCCTCGACCCCCTCAACTGA
- a CDS encoding glycosyltransferase translates to MRVVIMTAGSRGDVAPYTGLGAGLVRGGHDVTLATHGRFEPLVAGSGVRFHPTPVDPHAVSHSDRGRSLHASTTGLGKLLRAASMARSAAEEMTDALVQAARGADAVLAAGAVAPLGRAIAEGLALPSLGLFLQPQHPTREFGAPMLGGRSLGTVGNHLGGLAVTTAVDRVFTQAMRRLRSRHGMTLRGASALRRAHERARWPVLHGFSELVVPRPRDWRPGLEITGYWWPYDTRRLPGELEEFLAAGPAPVFVGLGSATVPDPERLSGEIVRALRAAGLRGVIQHGWAGLAADADDVITVGDVPHALLFPRMAAVVHHAGAGTTAAVLRAGVPTVKVPVQFDAGFWAARLVALGTAPRAVPLRRLTAEALAPALRRATTAPAYRRRAQALARRLAREDGVAPVRAALDRLAS, encoded by the coding sequence ATGCGCGTGGTGATCATGACGGCGGGATCGCGCGGCGACGTCGCGCCGTACACCGGGCTGGGCGCGGGGCTGGTGCGGGGCGGGCACGACGTCACGCTCGCCACCCACGGCCGGTTCGAGCCGCTGGTCGCCGGTTCCGGGGTGCGGTTCCATCCGACCCCGGTCGACCCGCACGCGGTGTCGCACTCCGACCGCGGCCGCAGCCTGCACGCCAGCACCACAGGGCTCGGCAAGCTGCTGCGCGCGGCGTCGATGGCACGGTCCGCGGCCGAGGAGATGACCGACGCCCTGGTCCAGGCGGCCCGCGGCGCGGACGCCGTCCTGGCCGCCGGTGCCGTGGCACCGCTGGGCCGCGCCATCGCCGAGGGCCTGGCCCTGCCCAGCCTCGGACTGTTCCTCCAACCCCAGCATCCGACACGCGAGTTCGGAGCGCCGATGCTCGGCGGACGCTCGCTCGGCACCGTGGGCAACCACCTGGGCGGACTGGCCGTCACCACCGCCGTCGACCGGGTCTTCACCCAGGCCATGCGCCGGCTGCGCTCCCGGCACGGTATGACCCTGCGTGGGGCGTCCGCGCTCCGCCGGGCCCATGAGCGAGCGCGGTGGCCCGTGCTGCACGGATTCAGCGAGCTGGTGGTGCCCCGCCCCCGGGACTGGCGGCCCGGACTGGAGATCACCGGATACTGGTGGCCGTACGACACTCGCAGACTGCCCGGGGAACTGGAGGAGTTCCTCGCCGCAGGGCCCGCCCCGGTCTTCGTCGGGCTGGGCAGCGCCACCGTGCCGGACCCCGAACGCCTCAGCGGCGAGATCGTGCGCGCCCTGCGCGCGGCGGGACTGCGCGGCGTGATCCAGCACGGGTGGGCGGGCCTCGCCGCTGACGCCGACGACGTGATCACGGTCGGCGACGTACCGCACGCGCTCCTGTTTCCCCGTATGGCCGCAGTGGTCCACCACGCCGGGGCCGGCACCACAGCCGCCGTCCTGCGCGCGGGCGTCCCCACCGTGAAGGTGCCCGTGCAGTTCGACGCCGGGTTCTGGGCGGCCCGTCTCGTCGCACTGGGCACCGCTCCCCGCGCCGTCCCGCTGCGCCGCCTCACCGCCGAGGCCCTCGCCCCCGCCCTGCGCCGCGCCACGACCGCCCCCGCCTACCGCCGGCGCGCCCAGGCCCTGGCACGCCGGCTGGCCCGGGAGGACGGCGTGGCACCGGTCCGGGCCGCGCTCGACCGACTCGCGTCGTGA
- a CDS encoding cytochrome P450 produces the protein MPANRAHAQRVARLRALIDQAIDHRAGRAAGLSCDAETAADAAGCPHAAAREQQTGLFDILLTAEDPLTRQQLQDEAITLLTGAIETTGTTLAWTLYEISRHPRVEKRLREELATVCGDRPLRYDDLGHLPYARRVLQEAIRKYGPAWLVTRTATRDIDLGGHLVPQGADVVWSPLRFWERRPVARALITVLAAGGQHTWRARNALDGLTRALPAVRRLPAAPNPTRSGPPPCRCSTGTTRATSTPTTTYDASCAAWSTGTSRSVTRPCSISNAGWWRPVRCHQEARPPQAADRAHDRPLPSPAPCRHPPARSTGRRPTPLTSRRHHLHRRFSDAGRRTPRVAGPVGPHWDPCAW, from the coding sequence TTGCCCGCCAACCGGGCGCACGCGCAGCGCGTGGCCCGCCTGCGTGCCCTCATCGACCAGGCCATCGACCACCGCGCCGGCCGGGCGGCCGGCCTTTCCTGCGACGCCGAAACGGCCGCGGACGCCGCCGGATGCCCGCACGCGGCGGCCCGTGAGCAGCAGACCGGCCTCTTCGACATCCTGCTGACCGCCGAGGACCCGCTGACCCGTCAGCAGCTCCAGGACGAGGCCATCACCCTGCTGACCGGAGCGATCGAGACCACCGGGACCACGCTCGCCTGGACGCTGTACGAGATCTCCCGTCATCCGCGGGTCGAGAAGCGACTGCGCGAGGAACTCGCCACGGTCTGCGGGGACCGCCCCCTGCGCTACGACGACCTCGGACACCTCCCGTACGCCCGCCGGGTGTTGCAGGAAGCCATTCGCAAGTACGGGCCGGCCTGGCTGGTGACCCGGACCGCCACCCGCGACATCGACCTGGGCGGCCACCTCGTTCCCCAGGGCGCCGACGTGGTCTGGAGCCCCCTCCGCTTCTGGGAACGCCGCCCCGTGGCCCGGGCCCTGATCACCGTTCTCGCTGCCGGCGGACAGCACACCTGGCGCGCACGCAACGCCCTCGACGGCCTCACCCGCGCCCTGCCCGCCGTACGGCGCCTGCCGGCGGCGCCGAATCCGACGAGGTCCGGGCCGCCGCCCTGTCGCTGCTCGACGGGGACGACGAGAGCGACGAGCACACCCACGACGACGTACGACGCTTCCTGCGCGGCCTGGAGTACCGGCACGAGCCGGTCCGTTACGAGGCCGTGCTCGATCTCGAACGCTGGGTGGTGGCGACCGGTACGTTGCCACCAGGAAGCGAGGCCCCCACAGGCGGCTGACCGCGCTCACGACCGACCCCTCCCATCGCCTGCGCCATGCCGCCACCCGCCTGCTCGAAGCACTGGACGCCGACCGACCCCGCTCACGAGCCGCAGGCATCACCTGCACCGGCGATTCTCGGACGCCGGCCGCCGTACACCGCGTGTCGCCGGCCCGGTCGGTCCACACTGGGACCCATGCGCGTGGTGA
- a CDS encoding NADAR family protein, with amino-acid sequence MIGNRITYRTADGVRVPGTWRHAFIRNGDYFLTDLFIYADGLIDCWGLVTLEEFEEKLRRGWVATELPDGARASAHDLAAWRFSEARTRLTPELLLSEVRDTIDQLNGRPDSTDRCLAAVDVFLSDRTEENRAAARAAYLAIPETQRHYALGDMDRKDGPLQVLVTGPGEHLDGAPLGETVTQDEYDDAIAYFEDRAKRIAERPERVPADGPATPITPAIHLYQSHSRKPSDDPGTKALRNDFPAPVLVDGVTYPSVGHAYWALSTTDPGARAAIRDANTVYAAQETAAGAPRRDGWDQTRTAVMTALLRAKYTRHPALARILLDTHDATLVYDDSESGYWGDNGGRGRNWTGRLLELVRSELRAEQAGITLPEPGAPEG; translated from the coding sequence ATGATCGGCAACCGCATCACCTACCGCACGGCGGACGGCGTCCGCGTCCCCGGAACCTGGCGACACGCCTTCATCCGCAACGGCGACTACTTCCTGACCGACCTGTTCATCTACGCGGACGGGCTGATCGACTGCTGGGGCCTGGTCACGCTCGAGGAGTTCGAGGAGAAGCTGCGCCGCGGCTGGGTCGCCACCGAACTCCCGGACGGGGCCAGGGCGTCCGCCCATGACCTGGCCGCCTGGCGGTTCAGCGAGGCGCGCACCCGGCTCACGCCCGAGCTGCTGCTGTCCGAGGTCCGCGACACCATCGACCAGCTCAACGGACGCCCGGACTCGACGGACCGCTGCCTGGCCGCCGTCGACGTGTTCCTCTCCGACCGGACCGAGGAGAACCGGGCCGCCGCCCGCGCTGCCTACCTCGCCATCCCCGAAACTCAACGCCACTACGCGCTCGGCGACATGGACCGCAAGGACGGGCCGCTCCAGGTCCTGGTGACCGGACCCGGCGAGCACCTGGACGGCGCCCCGCTCGGCGAAACGGTCACACAGGACGAGTACGACGACGCGATCGCCTACTTCGAGGACCGGGCGAAGCGGATCGCGGAACGGCCCGAACGAGTCCCGGCGGACGGGCCCGCGACACCGATCACCCCCGCGATCCACCTGTACCAGAGCCATTCCCGCAAGCCCTCGGACGACCCGGGCACGAAGGCCCTCCGCAACGACTTCCCCGCCCCCGTCCTCGTCGACGGCGTCACCTACCCCTCTGTCGGCCACGCGTACTGGGCCCTCTCCACCACGGACCCCGGCGCACGGGCCGCCATCAGGGACGCGAACACCGTGTACGCCGCCCAGGAAACGGCAGCCGGCGCTCCCCGTCGCGACGGGTGGGATCAGACCCGGACCGCCGTCATGACCGCCCTGCTGAGGGCCAAGTACACCCGGCACCCGGCCCTCGCCCGGATCCTCCTGGACACGCACGACGCGACACTCGTCTACGACGACTCCGAGTCCGGCTACTGGGGCGACAACGGCGGACGGGGCCGGAACTGGACGGGCCGCCTCCTGGAACTCGTCCGTTCCGAACTCCGCGCCGAGCAGGCCGGAATCACGCTCCCCGAACCGGGCGCCCCCGAGGGCTGA
- a CDS encoding peptidase: MTGTPRSLRSSGSGTRVRHSVLGALAGVAALLVAGVTATPASAAPDPGAVAPSAQERARAFWTPQRMRAAAPLDVLTVDRSDVRAAAPRKGKATVVAPSTPAADPGPLAIPNAGGPWTGGGAVTKTAGRVFFTYQGRTASCSGNAVTSANKSTVITAGHCVKMEGAWHTNWVFVPGYHDGQRPYGTWTASKILSTPQWTASEDLNYDIGAAVVAPLDGKKLTDVVGGQGLAFNTGYNKAMYAFGFPAAAPYDGEKFIYCSGTTYRDFLLSSDHGMTCDMTGGSSGGPWFTQFDEATGTGLQSSVNSFKYNFLPTAMYGPYFGADAQKLYQSAQSS, from the coding sequence GTGACAGGCACACCCCGTAGCCTTCGCTCCTCCGGCAGCGGCACCCGCGTTCGGCACAGCGTCCTCGGCGCACTCGCCGGCGTCGCCGCACTGCTGGTGGCCGGCGTGACCGCCACACCGGCGAGCGCCGCGCCCGACCCGGGAGCGGTGGCGCCCTCTGCGCAGGAACGCGCCCGCGCCTTCTGGACCCCGCAGCGGATGCGCGCGGCCGCCCCGCTCGACGTCCTGACCGTGGACCGCTCCGACGTGCGGGCCGCGGCACCCCGCAAGGGCAAGGCGACCGTGGTGGCACCCAGCACGCCCGCCGCCGACCCGGGCCCCCTGGCGATCCCCAACGCCGGCGGCCCCTGGACCGGGGGCGGAGCGGTGACCAAGACCGCCGGGCGGGTGTTCTTCACCTACCAGGGGCGCACCGCCTCCTGCTCCGGCAACGCCGTGACCAGCGCCAACAAGAGCACCGTGATCACCGCGGGCCACTGCGTGAAGATGGAGGGAGCCTGGCACACCAACTGGGTGTTCGTGCCCGGCTACCACGACGGGCAGCGCCCGTACGGCACCTGGACCGCGTCCAAGATCCTTTCCACGCCGCAGTGGACGGCCAGTGAGGACCTCAACTACGACATCGGCGCTGCCGTCGTCGCCCCGCTGGACGGCAAGAAGCTGACCGACGTGGTCGGCGGCCAGGGCCTGGCATTCAACACCGGCTACAACAAGGCCATGTACGCCTTCGGTTTCCCGGCCGCCGCTCCCTACGACGGCGAGAAGTTCATCTATTGCAGCGGCACCACCTACCGGGACTTCCTGCTGTCCAGCGACCACGGTATGACCTGCGACATGACCGGCGGCTCCAGCGGCGGCCCGTGGTTCACCCAGTTCGACGAGGCCACCGGGACCGGACTGCAGTCCTCGGTGAACAGCTTCAAGTACAACTTCCTGCCCACCGCCATGTACGGCCCGTACTTCGGCGCGGACGCCCAGAAGCTGTACCAGAGCGCCCAGTCGTCCTGA
- a CDS encoding SRPBCC family protein: MSTVKETVEVDVPLHTAYNQWTQFEEFPNFMEGVEEVRQLDDRHNHWTTKIGGVRREFDTEIVDQLPDERVTWRTTSGDTNQKGSVRFERVDDTHTRVELVMDIEPSGAVEKAGDLLGTIDRRVKGDMKRFKQYIEERGAESGAWRGRIQPGGGTGPAPL; the protein is encoded by the coding sequence ATGAGCACCGTCAAGGAAACCGTGGAAGTCGACGTCCCCCTGCACACCGCCTACAACCAGTGGACCCAGTTCGAGGAGTTCCCGAACTTCATGGAGGGCGTCGAGGAGGTAAGGCAGCTCGACGACCGTCACAACCACTGGACCACCAAGATCGGCGGAGTACGGCGCGAGTTCGACACCGAGATCGTCGACCAGCTGCCCGACGAGCGCGTCACCTGGCGCACGACCAGCGGAGACACCAACCAGAAGGGCTCGGTCCGCTTTGAGCGCGTCGACGACACCCACACCCGTGTGGAGCTCGTGATGGACATCGAGCCCAGCGGAGCCGTGGAGAAGGCCGGGGACCTGCTCGGCACGATCGACCGGCGGGTCAAGGGCGACATGAAGCGCTTCAAGCAGTACATCGAGGAGCGCGGAGCCGAGTCCGGCGCCTGGCGCGGCCGCATCCAGCCCGGCGGCGGCACCGGTCCCGCCCCCCTCTGA
- a CDS encoding zinc-ribbon domain-containing protein: MIIFGTKGYLYQLAILTLVCGQCGNPAAHTLRKRVTKFTLFFVPLFPISTKYLTQCTFCGAEQKVTEEQAEQLQARRANGDGGQTYGQTQQQHRF, from the coding sequence GTGATCATCTTCGGCACCAAGGGGTACCTGTACCAGCTGGCGATACTGACGCTGGTCTGCGGCCAGTGCGGCAACCCCGCCGCGCACACGCTCAGGAAGCGCGTCACGAAGTTCACGCTGTTCTTCGTGCCGCTGTTCCCGATCTCGACGAAATACCTCACGCAGTGCACCTTCTGCGGTGCGGAACAGAAGGTGACCGAGGAGCAGGCGGAGCAGTTGCAGGCCCGGAGGGCGAACGGCGACGGCGGCCAGACATACGGGCAGACGCAGCAGCAGCACCGGTTCTGA
- the pgm gene encoding phosphoglucomutase (alpha-D-glucose-1,6-bisphosphate-dependent): MQHERAGSPAGFDDLVDVARLVTAYYALHPDLDDPGQRVTFGTSGHRGTSLAGAFNDDHIAATSQAICEYRAAQGVDGPLFLGADTHALSEPARVTALEVFAANEVTVLIDDADGYTPTPAVSHAILTHNRGRASGLADGVVVTPSHNPPTDGGFKYNPPSGGPAASGATSWIQDRANEMIRGGLKDVRRIPHARALAAATTGRYDFLGTYVSDLPSVLDLDAIRAAGVRIGADPLGGASVAYWGRIAEQHGLDLTVVNPHTDPTWRFMTLDWDGKIRMDCSSPYAMASLIEQRDRFDVATGNDADADRHGIVTPDAGLMNPNHYLAVAISYLYSHRDRWPAAAGVGKTLVSSAMIDRVAADLGRQLAEVPVGFKWFVDGLVDGTIGFGGEESAGASFLRRDGSVWTTDKDGIILALLASEIAAVTGKTPSEHYAALTARFGEPAYARIDAPASREEKALLGKLSPAQVSADTLAGDAVTSVLTEAPGNGAPIGGIKVTTDHAWFAARPSGTEDVYKIYAESFRGPDHLRQVQEEAKTVVLTALSA, encoded by the coding sequence ATGCAGCACGAGCGAGCGGGCAGTCCGGCCGGTTTCGATGATCTCGTCGATGTCGCTCGGCTGGTCACCGCGTACTACGCGCTCCACCCCGACCTGGACGACCCGGGGCAGCGCGTCACGTTCGGCACCTCCGGACACCGCGGAACCTCACTGGCCGGCGCGTTCAACGACGACCACATCGCCGCGACCAGCCAGGCCATCTGCGAGTACCGCGCGGCTCAGGGCGTCGACGGCCCGCTGTTCCTGGGCGCCGACACTCATGCCCTGTCGGAGCCCGCCCGGGTCACCGCGCTGGAGGTGTTCGCCGCCAACGAGGTGACGGTGCTGATCGACGACGCGGACGGCTACACGCCGACCCCGGCCGTCTCGCACGCCATCCTCACCCACAACCGCGGCCGCGCCAGCGGTCTCGCGGACGGCGTCGTGGTCACCCCGTCCCACAACCCGCCCACCGACGGAGGCTTCAAGTACAACCCGCCCAGCGGCGGCCCCGCCGCCTCCGGCGCGACCTCCTGGATCCAGGACCGGGCGAACGAGATGATCCGGGGCGGCCTGAAGGACGTACGGCGCATCCCTCACGCCCGCGCCCTCGCCGCGGCCACCACCGGCCGCTACGACTTCCTGGGCACCTACGTCTCCGACCTGCCCAGCGTGCTCGACCTGGACGCGATCCGGGCGGCCGGGGTGCGCATCGGGGCGGACCCGCTCGGCGGGGCGTCCGTCGCCTACTGGGGCCGGATCGCCGAACAGCACGGCCTCGACCTCACCGTGGTGAACCCGCACACCGACCCCACCTGGCGGTTCATGACGCTGGACTGGGACGGCAAGATCCGTATGGACTGCTCGTCGCCGTACGCGATGGCCTCGCTCATCGAGCAGCGCGACCGCTTCGACGTCGCCACCGGCAACGACGCCGACGCCGACCGGCACGGCATCGTCACCCCGGACGCGGGCCTGATGAACCCCAACCACTACCTCGCCGTCGCCATCTCCTACCTGTACTCCCATCGCGACCGCTGGCCCGCCGCCGCCGGTGTCGGCAAGACCCTGGTGTCCTCCGCCATGATCGACCGGGTCGCCGCCGACCTGGGCCGCCAACTGGCCGAGGTGCCCGTCGGATTCAAGTGGTTCGTGGACGGGCTGGTCGACGGCACCATCGGCTTCGGCGGCGAGGAGTCGGCCGGGGCGTCTTTCCTGCGCCGGGACGGCTCCGTGTGGACCACCGACAAGGACGGCATCATCCTGGCGCTGCTCGCCTCCGAGATCGCGGCGGTCACCGGGAAGACCCCCTCGGAGCACTACGCCGCACTGACCGCCCGCTTCGGCGAACCGGCGTACGCGCGGATCGACGCCCCGGCGTCCCGCGAGGAGAAGGCCCTGCTCGGCAAGCTCTCCCCGGCACAGGTCAGCGCGGACACCCTGGCCGGTGACGCGGTCACCTCGGTGCTCACCGAGGCACCCGGCAACGGCGCGCCCATCGGCGGCATCAAGGTGACCACCGACCACGCCTGGTTCGCGGCCCGCCCCTCGGGCACCGAGGACGTCTACAAGATCTATGCCGAGTCGTTCCGCGGCCCCGACCACCTCCGCCAGGTCCAGGAGGAGGCCAAGACCGTGGTGCTGACGGCGCTTTCGGCCTGA
- a CDS encoding TIGR01777 family oxidoreductase produces MKIVIPGGTGQVGTVLKRALTAAGHDVAVLTRRPRRRDEVHWDGATLGQWAGEIDGSDVVVNLAGRSVNCRYTPANLREMMDSRVHSARVVGEAIAAAARPPRLWLQMSTATVYAHRYDAPNDEATGVIGGTEPDAPGYWAYSVDIAKAWEREQEVADTPDTRKVALRAAMVMSPDRGGVFDVLLRLARLGLGGPVAGGAQYVSWIHDQDFVRAVEFLIARDDITGPVNLAAPGPLPHRDFMRALRAAWGVPVGLPATRWMAEVGAFVLRSDTELLLKSRRVVPGRLLDAGFTFDRPDWPAAADDLVRRLRGRG; encoded by the coding sequence ATGAAGATCGTGATACCCGGCGGGACCGGGCAGGTCGGCACGGTCCTGAAACGCGCGCTGACCGCGGCCGGACATGACGTCGCGGTGCTCACCAGGCGCCCGCGACGGCGGGACGAAGTGCACTGGGACGGTGCGACCCTGGGGCAGTGGGCGGGGGAGATCGACGGCAGCGACGTCGTGGTCAACCTGGCCGGCCGGAGCGTGAACTGCCGCTACACCCCCGCCAACCTCCGGGAGATGATGGACTCACGGGTCCACTCCGCCCGGGTCGTGGGCGAGGCGATCGCCGCGGCCGCCCGGCCGCCCCGCCTCTGGCTCCAGATGAGCACCGCGACCGTCTACGCCCACCGTTATGACGCGCCCAACGACGAGGCCACCGGTGTGATCGGAGGCACCGAACCCGACGCCCCCGGCTACTGGGCCTACAGCGTCGACATCGCCAAGGCCTGGGAGCGGGAGCAGGAGGTGGCCGACACCCCGGACACCCGGAAGGTGGCTCTGCGCGCCGCCATGGTGATGAGCCCGGACCGCGGCGGCGTCTTCGACGTCCTGCTGCGGCTGGCCCGGCTGGGCCTCGGCGGCCCCGTCGCCGGCGGCGCACAGTACGTGTCGTGGATCCACGACCAGGACTTCGTCCGGGCGGTCGAGTTCCTGATCGCCCGGGACGACATCACGGGGCCGGTCAATCTCGCCGCCCCCGGGCCCCTGCCGCACCGCGACTTCATGCGCGCCCTGCGTGCCGCGTGGGGTGTCCCGGTGGGCCTGCCCGCGACGCGCTGGATGGCCGAGGTCGGCGCCTTCGTCCTGCGCTCGGACACCGAACTGCTGCTGAAGAGCCGCCGCGTCGTCCCCGGCCGCCTCCTGGACGCGGGCTTCACCTTCGACCGTCCCGACTGGCCGGCGGCCGCGGACGACCTCGTACGGCGGCTCCGCGGCCGTGGGTGA
- a CDS encoding antibiotic biosynthesis monooxygenase, protein MSVVKINVLTVPAEQRETLEKRFASRAHTVESSDGFEWFELLRPVEGTDTYLVYTRWRDEESFQAWMEGPMKAAHQGGGEGGERPKPAASDSTLWSFEVVQQAGPKGA, encoded by the coding sequence ATGAGCGTTGTCAAGATCAATGTGCTGACCGTGCCCGCCGAGCAGCGGGAGACGCTGGAGAAGCGGTTCGCCTCCCGCGCGCACACCGTGGAGAGCTCAGACGGGTTCGAGTGGTTCGAGCTCCTCCGCCCCGTGGAGGGCACCGACACCTACCTCGTCTACACCCGGTGGCGTGACGAGGAGTCGTTCCAGGCCTGGATGGAAGGGCCGATGAAAGCCGCGCACCAGGGCGGCGGCGAGGGGGGCGAGCGCCCCAAGCCCGCGGCGAGCGACTCGACGCTCTGGTCGTTCGAGGTCGTGCAGCAGGCGGGGCCGAAGGGCGCCTAG
- a CDS encoding IS630 family transposase yields the protein MIGLYTQPPDGATVICADELGPVIPRTFAPAPGWSPDGHRIKSELDYSRGPEKTWVYGALRVRDGQQITMAASSRNSVFYQQFLQLVEDANPTGEIWIVTDNLSSHNSLSTRTWLEDHPRIRHAFIPVGACWLNLQEGWWRIFRKTALAGRSFANPDDIAQATAVATAQLNARARPWIWGRPAPPTRQLRRRYVYIQ from the coding sequence ATCATCGGCCTCTACACCCAGCCGCCCGACGGCGCGACGGTCATCTGCGCCGACGAGCTGGGGCCGGTGATCCCGCGCACCTTCGCGCCCGCACCGGGCTGGTCACCGGACGGGCACCGCATCAAGTCCGAGCTCGACTACAGCCGCGGGCCGGAGAAGACCTGGGTCTACGGAGCCTTACGCGTACGGGACGGCCAGCAGATCACCATGGCGGCTTCCTCCCGCAACAGCGTCTTCTACCAGCAGTTCCTGCAACTGGTCGAGGACGCCAACCCGACCGGTGAGATCTGGATCGTCACCGACAACCTGTCCTCTCACAACAGCCTGTCCACCCGGACCTGGCTGGAGGACCACCCCCGGATCCGCCACGCGTTCATCCCGGTCGGCGCGTGCTGGCTGAACCTGCAGGAAGGCTGGTGGCGGATCTTCCGCAAGACCGCCCTGGCCGGACGGTCCTTCGCCAACCCCGACGACATCGCCCAGGCCACAGCCGTGGCCACCGCCCAGCTCAACGCCCGAGCCCGCCCCTGGATCTGGGGGCGGCCGGCCCCGCCCACCCGCCAACTACGACGCCGATATGTGTACATCCAATGA